From the Chitinivibrio alkaliphilus ACht1 genome, the window TTTCTTCGGTGTATCCCGTAACGTGGGTTATGTCGATAAAGCGACTGTATGCCCCAAGTATATTTGACATATTCGGTACCCGCAGTACTAGGGTTCCTCCCGGAACAAGGGCATTTTTCAAAAGAGACAACATATTCTCTGCTTCATCCACGGGGATGTGTTCAAAGACATCGTTCATGACTATGACATCATAGCTTTGTGATTTAGTCTGAAGGAATTCCCGTCCATCCATACAGGTAACGGGGACACGATTTTGAGAACAGGCAGCAGCAGTTTCTGCCTGGCCGGGAACAAGTTAAACCCCTTCAATATTTGTGTAGCCTGCTGCCCATAGTGCCAATAGTTGATGCCCCAGCCGCAGCCTAGGTCGAGTATCTTTGCCTGTGTATTTTCGGGGAGCCACGGTTTTGTACAGGCGAAATTTTTCGGAGATTTTAAAGCAGTCTCCCAGTCAGGTTTTGTATTTCCTACATGGGCATAATGCATCTCATATTGTTCATAGGCTGTGCTCATGATAAAGATCTTTCTCGTGTACGGAGTAAAGTAGAAAAGAATATATATATCCCTGCGCAGTACGGCACACATTTTTAGAAAAAAACAGGGGGATATCCTCTTTTTTACTGCTTTTTCTGTAGTGCTATTTTGTGTATATTCATACAGCTATGAGGTTCTTGTATGTTCGTGCCTTGCCCATACTGTTCTCTAGGGATCGCTTTCAGATCGGGTTGTTTCAAAGAACGAAAAAAGGTCCTTCGTCATGGCATCAAAGTCGGGGTTATGGGCAAGGCGAGCAAAGATCAGGCTATCCTGCAGCCCCATTTCTCCCCAGTATATAACATCATCCTTGCGACAGCGCAAATACTCTGTGGATCCCTCCTCGTAGTGAAGGCAAAAACGGTATGATCCTTCCGTGCTGTAATACCGGTTATGGGGGGAGTACGGCAGGGTAAGATGGGAGAAGGCGAAGATGTTTTGTTCTGGTCTGCTGGCGCTGTGATAGGATATTTGGGAGGTGTTTTCCTTTGGGGAAGTGGTGTAGATACGTCCCCGGGCGGGGGCTGGTTTCCATGTTTCAAGAAGGGTGACAACCGCAGAGATATCCCCCAGGGTGGCATCTTCCGCCACGGCAGTGATAAAAAGGGGTGTTTCGGGGTGTGGCGGGCTGGTTGTTTTTCTCTGCACTCTGCGTGCAACCTGACGAGTTTGGGCCATGGATGCCATGGACATCGATTCGTATTTATAGGGGTTTTCATCGGCCCTGATACGAAACCAGGGAGTAATATACTGGAGCAAATCGGTCAGCATAGATATGGACGGAAGGGATATGGCCGGAGAGATAAGCCCCAGCCCATCTAGGGTATGGGAGTGTGCCGCGTCTAAAAGAAGGGCTCCCCCAAGGGAGTATCCTACGCCGTAGAGGGTATCCACTTCTTCTTGAAAAG encodes:
- a CDS encoding alpha/beta hydrolase; this translates as MKQRIIIGGVALILLSLGGLRVANEAFLPSRFSPTGVYDSPNFHDTLPFHGYIDTMRTLLTTIHPHLPDSVIHDIAPFELRPETPTGRGILLVHGLTDTPFNLADIAQEAAQRGYHVRAILLPGHGTTPGDLRYATKEMWRAALSWAITSFQEEVDTLYGVGYSLGGALLLDAAHSHTLDGLGLISPAISLPSISMLTDLLQYITPWFRIRADENPYKYESMSMASMAQTRQVARRVQRKTTSPPHPETPLFITAVAEDATLGDISAVVTLLETWKPAPARGRIYTTSPKENTSQISYHSASRPEQNIFAFSHLTLPYSPHNRYYSTEGSYRFCLHYEEGSTEYLRCRKDDVIYWGEMGLQDSLIFARLAHNPDFDAMTKDLFSFFETTRSESDP